The Echinicola rosea genome has a segment encoding these proteins:
- a CDS encoding 4-hydroxyproline epimerase, with translation MKKTFSCIDAHTCGNPVRVVTGGLPFLEGENMFEKRQFFVKHYDWIRRGLMFEPRGHDMMSGAMLYPPHDPQNDVAVLYIETSGCLPMCGHGTIGTVTVAIEEGLITPKTPGKLRLETPAGLVLVSYTQEGEQVTSVKLTNVPSFVISKGLKVNCDVLGELTFDVSYGGNFYAIVEPQENFGGLQDFTAEQLITMSRKLRKAINEAYEFVHPENPRINGLSHIQWIGRTLDNSSHGRNAVFYGDKAIDRSPCGTGTSARMAQLYSQGKLHVNEPFVNESYIGSRFTGEIIGETKVGDFDAIIPSIEGWAKITGYNTIFLDDDDPYVHGFQVI, from the coding sequence ATGAAAAAAACCTTTAGTTGTATTGATGCCCATACATGTGGCAATCCCGTGAGGGTGGTCACGGGCGGTCTTCCTTTTTTGGAGGGGGAAAACATGTTTGAGAAACGGCAGTTTTTTGTCAAACATTACGATTGGATCAGGAGAGGCTTGATGTTTGAACCTCGTGGACATGATATGATGTCCGGGGCGATGCTCTATCCGCCCCATGATCCGCAAAATGATGTAGCGGTCCTGTACATAGAAACCAGCGGATGCCTGCCCATGTGCGGGCATGGTACGATCGGCACGGTGACGGTAGCCATCGAAGAAGGCTTGATCACACCTAAAACCCCTGGCAAATTAAGGTTGGAAACCCCGGCAGGATTGGTGCTGGTAAGTTATACGCAGGAGGGAGAACAGGTGACTTCGGTAAAATTGACCAATGTACCCAGTTTCGTGATTTCCAAAGGGCTGAAAGTAAATTGTGATGTGCTCGGAGAACTGACGTTTGACGTATCTTATGGCGGGAATTTCTATGCGATTGTGGAGCCGCAGGAAAATTTCGGTGGCTTACAGGATTTTACCGCAGAGCAGTTGATCACGATGAGCCGAAAGCTTCGTAAAGCCATTAATGAAGCCTATGAATTTGTCCATCCTGAAAATCCACGCATCAATGGCCTGAGCCATATCCAGTGGATTGGCAGGACCTTGGACAATAGCTCCCACGGCCGCAATGCAGTGTTTTATGGGGACAAGGCCATCGACCGCTCTCCATGTGGTACCGGAACTTCCGCCAGGATGGCACAGCTCTATTCGCAAGGGAAATTGCACGTCAACGAACCATTTGTCAATGAAAGCTATATTGGTTCGAGGTTTACCGGTGAAATTATCGGAGAAACCAAAGTGGGGGATTTTGATGCCATAATACCTAGTATAGAAGGCTGGGCCAAAATCACCGGTTATAACACAATCTTTTTAGATGATGATGATCCCTATGTGCATGGATTTCAGGTGATATAG
- a CDS encoding aldehyde dehydrogenase (NADP(+)), protein MQLDKVIYQSEAAFKHYKNTSLADRARFLRMIAEQLEAIKGALVPTACEESHLPEGRIEGELGRTTGQIRLFATYVEDGSWLEATIDHGDPERTPVPKPDLRRMLVPLGPVAVFGASNFPLAFSTAGGDSVSALAAGCTVVYKGHPGHPKTSLMVFEAIQKAIAAAGLPEGVFQHIEGGVSEGQALVQHPAIKAVGFTGSFKGGKALFDLANSRSEPIPVFAEMGSINPIIAFEKTLADPQQAAGQYAQSLTLGAGQFCTNPGVIFVPVDVAEAFAQQVGKALADTAGQAMLHDGIQTAYNESLDKLANAGGLKWIQKAAGKETGHPALALTDLDTWIKEEVLQEEVFGPFGIVVAYDSKDALLQAASSLQGQLTITLWAHEDEVADQAALISILQEKCGRLLFGGVPTGVEVGYAMQHGGPFPATTDSRSTSVGVYAIKRFARPFAFQNCPDRLLPEVLKEANPLGIIRTVDGVLSTGG, encoded by the coding sequence ATGCAACTAGATAAGGTGATTTACCAATCTGAAGCAGCTTTTAAACACTACAAAAACACTTCTCTGGCAGATAGGGCAAGGTTCCTTCGGATGATTGCCGAGCAATTAGAAGCCATTAAGGGGGCGTTGGTTCCTACTGCTTGTGAGGAGTCCCATTTACCGGAAGGCAGGATCGAAGGAGAATTGGGACGGACCACTGGGCAGATTCGTCTTTTTGCCACTTACGTAGAAGATGGATCTTGGCTGGAAGCGACCATAGACCACGGGGATCCGGAAAGAACCCCCGTGCCAAAACCTGACCTGAGAAGGATGCTTGTGCCGTTGGGCCCCGTGGCAGTATTTGGAGCGAGTAACTTTCCATTGGCATTTTCTACGGCCGGTGGAGACAGTGTGTCTGCTCTTGCGGCTGGCTGTACTGTGGTGTACAAAGGGCACCCAGGCCATCCAAAGACATCTTTGATGGTATTTGAAGCGATCCAAAAGGCCATTGCGGCTGCGGGACTTCCTGAGGGGGTTTTTCAGCACATCGAAGGTGGGGTTTCCGAGGGCCAAGCACTGGTACAGCATCCTGCGATCAAAGCGGTAGGCTTTACGGGGTCATTCAAAGGAGGAAAAGCGCTTTTTGACTTGGCAAACAGTCGATCCGAACCAATTCCTGTTTTTGCCGAAATGGGCAGTATCAATCCGATTATTGCCTTTGAAAAGACATTGGCCGATCCCCAGCAAGCAGCGGGTCAATATGCGCAGTCTCTGACACTGGGAGCAGGACAATTCTGTACCAACCCGGGAGTGATTTTTGTACCGGTAGATGTCGCGGAGGCCTTTGCCCAGCAAGTCGGCAAAGCCTTGGCAGATACAGCTGGCCAAGCCATGTTGCACGATGGGATCCAAACGGCCTATAATGAAAGTCTGGATAAGCTGGCGAATGCTGGCGGGCTGAAGTGGATCCAAAAGGCCGCAGGAAAAGAAACAGGTCATCCCGCCCTTGCCCTTACTGATCTGGATACTTGGATCAAGGAGGAAGTGTTGCAAGAAGAGGTTTTTGGACCGTTTGGGATTGTGGTGGCCTATGATAGCAAAGACGCATTGCTCCAAGCAGCAAGCTCCTTGCAAGGCCAGCTAACGATCACGCTATGGGCCCATGAGGATGAGGTGGCCGACCAAGCAGCGCTCATCAGTATCCTCCAAGAAAAATGTGGACGCTTGCTCTTCGGGGGCGTGCCTACTGGTGTGGAAGTAGGTTACGCGATGCAGCACGGTGGCCCGTTTCCCGCCACCACAGACAGCCGAAGCACCTCTGTAGGGGTATATGCGATCAAACGTTTTGCCCGGCCATTTGCCTTCCAGAACTGTCCGGATCGCTTGCTGCCTGAGGTGCTGAAAGAAGCCAACCCTTTGGGGATAATCAGGACCGTTGATGGAGTGTTGAGTACAGGGGGGTAG
- a CDS encoding dihydrodipicolinate synthase family protein: protein MNWNGVFPAVTTKFDGDGNIDYDTFFLNLEAQIEAGVSGVILGGTLGESSVLEDEEKVELTKKTKERIAGRVPIVLNIAEGSTVKAIYWAKKAEEMGLDALMLLPPMRYPSDHRETVTYFKTVANSTDLPIMIYNNPVDYKTYVTLEMFDELMECENIQAVKESTRDVSNVTRMKTRFGGRYKILCGVDTLTMESVLMGADGLVAGLVCAFPKETVVLFDLCKERRIEEALPIYRWFLPLLELDIHPKLVQYIKLAEQMAGIGTEHVRAPRLTLVGEERARVEKLIQTGLENRPELTEIKTSI from the coding sequence ATGAATTGGAACGGAGTTTTTCCTGCGGTTACCACCAAATTCGATGGTGACGGCAACATTGATTATGATACTTTCTTCCTTAATTTGGAAGCCCAAATAGAGGCGGGTGTCAGCGGTGTGATTTTGGGAGGTACATTGGGGGAGTCCAGTGTATTGGAAGATGAAGAGAAAGTCGAACTTACCAAGAAGACCAAGGAGAGGATAGCAGGAAGGGTTCCCATTGTGCTCAACATTGCCGAGGGATCCACGGTCAAAGCGATCTACTGGGCCAAAAAGGCGGAAGAAATGGGGCTGGATGCCTTGATGCTGCTTCCTCCCATGCGGTATCCATCCGATCACAGGGAAACGGTCACCTATTTCAAGACAGTGGCAAATTCCACGGATCTTCCTATTATGATCTATAACAATCCGGTGGATTATAAAACCTATGTCACCTTGGAGATGTTTGATGAACTGATGGAATGTGAAAATATCCAAGCTGTCAAGGAATCTACCCGTGATGTGTCCAATGTTACCCGCATGAAAACGAGGTTTGGAGGTCGCTATAAAATTCTCTGTGGTGTCGATACCCTTACCATGGAAAGTGTGCTGATGGGAGCCGATGGATTGGTCGCTGGTTTGGTCTGTGCATTCCCAAAAGAAACGGTGGTCCTTTTTGACCTGTGCAAGGAGCGAAGGATTGAGGAAGCATTGCCGATATATCGGTGGTTTTTACCATTGCTAGAACTGGATATTCATCCTAAATTAGTGCAGTATATCAAACTGGCCGAGCAGATGGCCGGCATTGGTACGGAGCACGTTCGTGCGCCAAGACTGACCTTGGTCGGGGAAGAAAGGGCACGTGTCGAAAAACTCATTCAAACCGGCTTGGAAAACAGACCGGAATTAACTGAAATCAAAACCAGTATATAA
- the xseA gene encoding exodeoxyribonuclease VII large subunit, with product MQHPLSLLELNQLIQQALDTQLNPSYWVIAEIGELRDSPRGHAYLELVEKTDRQVLAKIRANIWSYTYRGISSRFSSITGQSLKAGMKVLAQVSVQFHEVYGLSLNIKDIDPNFTLGEKARKRQETIDRLTKEGLIHLNKQFILPQVPQRIAVISSANAAGFGDFINQVDHNREGFSIHWKLYQATLQGDQAATSMILAIEQVEMAHQVEPFDLLVIIRGGGAQLDLDCFDDYGLAKAIANTTLPVVTGIGHERDESIADMVAHTKMKTPTAVAEFILGGFREFEDLLEKHFSQLERNAAYHLQKEDRKMTQYDHLLKSLFLNQKNREQEKTNLLQYRIHSLTGQTIKLRSHQLENLEGMFKKGVQGLLQQQKSKMENLEKDLLRLDPATFFNKGYTRSEINGVPISNAYPKKGDTMMTYGTKKTIQSTINSINNHE from the coding sequence ATGCAACATCCACTTTCCCTTTTAGAGCTGAACCAACTTATCCAACAAGCCTTGGACACGCAGCTGAACCCTAGCTACTGGGTCATTGCGGAAATTGGGGAGCTGCGTGATTCTCCCCGTGGGCATGCCTATCTGGAGCTGGTAGAAAAAACCGATCGACAAGTGCTTGCCAAAATCCGCGCAAACATCTGGTCATACACCTACAGGGGCATTTCCTCTAGGTTTTCTTCGATTACAGGCCAATCGCTCAAAGCAGGAATGAAAGTCCTGGCGCAGGTGAGCGTGCAATTTCACGAAGTCTATGGCCTGAGTCTGAACATCAAGGACATCGATCCAAACTTCACCTTGGGAGAGAAAGCTAGAAAACGGCAGGAAACCATCGACAGGCTCACCAAGGAAGGGCTTATCCATCTCAATAAACAGTTCATCTTACCACAAGTTCCCCAGCGGATAGCTGTCATCAGCTCGGCCAATGCCGCCGGATTTGGGGATTTCATCAATCAGGTGGACCATAACCGTGAAGGTTTTAGCATCCATTGGAAGCTGTACCAAGCCACCCTGCAGGGAGACCAAGCGGCCACCAGCATGATCCTGGCCATAGAGCAAGTAGAAATGGCCCATCAGGTCGAGCCATTTGACCTCTTGGTCATCATCCGTGGCGGTGGTGCGCAGCTAGACCTGGATTGTTTTGATGATTATGGACTGGCCAAGGCCATCGCCAATACTACCTTGCCAGTGGTCACGGGCATCGGCCACGAAAGGGATGAATCCATCGCTGACATGGTGGCCCATACCAAAATGAAAACCCCAACTGCTGTAGCAGAATTTATCTTAGGCGGCTTTAGGGAATTTGAGGACCTACTGGAAAAGCATTTTTCGCAACTGGAAAGAAATGCTGCCTATCACCTGCAAAAGGAAGATCGAAAAATGACGCAGTATGACCATTTGCTAAAAAGCCTCTTTCTAAACCAGAAAAACCGGGAGCAGGAAAAAACCAACCTCCTCCAATACCGTATCCATTCCCTAACTGGCCAGACGATAAAGCTACGTAGCCATCAGCTGGAGAATTTGGAGGGAATGTTCAAAAAAGGAGTCCAAGGACTTCTACAACAGCAAAAAAGCAAAATGGAAAATCTGGAAAAAGACCTTCTCAGGCTTGATCCAGCCACTTTCTTCAACAAAGGATATACCCGATCAGAAATCAATGGAGTCCCCATCAGTAATGCCTATCCGAAAAAAGGCGACACCATGATGACCTATGGGACAAAAAAAACTATCCAAAGTACCATCAATTCAATAAACAACCATGAGTGA
- the xseB gene encoding exodeoxyribonuclease VII small subunit, with protein sequence MSEKKNFSYDKAVARIEEIVRLLEQDDKSIDELSALVKEASKLVKDCKSKLRMTEEDILKAFGEEEN encoded by the coding sequence ATGAGTGAAAAGAAAAATTTCAGTTACGATAAAGCAGTGGCCAGAATAGAGGAAATTGTCCGTCTTTTGGAACAGGACGATAAAAGCATCGATGAACTTTCCGCATTGGTAAAGGAAGCCAGTAAGCTGGTAAAAGACTGCAAGTCCAAACTCCGAATGACCGAAGAGGATATTCTCAAAGCCTTCGGTGAGGAAGAAAATTAA
- a CDS encoding TetR/AcrR family transcriptional regulator, whose product MKAQRNEEVELKILEAANQLFFRNGFKHTTMDDISKKLGMSKKTVYQYFPGKQELLEASFNMLKTRLSLKVETILENDELSFLLKLKSMLSAIAKDLAPINPELLADMREQVPEVWASLEDYIRTSAYLRFQRLVQTGIDQGLVASHVDKSMVVLLYASAIQNLIDPKFLGQFPKEMVDGLKTNPAKIYDQAISIIFEGILTPEAREEYLEKKG is encoded by the coding sequence ATGAAAGCGCAAAGAAACGAGGAAGTGGAACTGAAAATTCTGGAAGCAGCCAATCAGCTGTTTTTTAGAAATGGTTTCAAGCATACCACCATGGATGATATCTCCAAAAAATTAGGGATGAGCAAAAAGACGGTTTATCAGTATTTTCCGGGAAAGCAGGAACTGTTGGAGGCGTCATTTAACATGTTGAAAACGAGGTTGAGCCTTAAGGTGGAGACCATTTTGGAGAATGATGAACTTAGCTTTTTGTTAAAGTTGAAGTCAATGCTTTCGGCCATTGCAAAGGATTTGGCTCCCATTAATCCGGAATTGCTGGCAGATATGAGAGAACAAGTTCCAGAAGTATGGGCTTCACTGGAGGATTACATTCGGACGTCGGCTTATTTGCGTTTTCAGCGCCTGGTCCAAACGGGTATCGACCAAGGGCTGGTGGCTTCCCATGTGGACAAAAGCATGGTAGTACTCCTTTATGCGTCCGCCATTCAGAATTTGATAGATCCGAAATTTCTGGGCCAATTTCCAAAGGAGATGGTGGATGGACTCAAGACCAATCCAGCCAAAATCTACGATCAGGCAATTTCCATTATTTTTGAAGGAATTCTTACCCCTGAAGCCAGGGAAGAATACTTGGAGAAGAAAGGGTAA
- the ligA gene encoding NAD-dependent DNA ligase LigA has product MSTISKPEAQKRIAELTATINHHNQLYYQEDRSDISDFEFDKLLEELTVLEEQFPDLQDKNSPTQHVGGTITKEFETVEHETRMLSLGNTYSKEELLAFDERVAKGLGHRDYSYFCELKFDGVAISLVYENGELVRAVTRGDGFRGDNVTANVKTIKNIPLFLQGDDIPGKFEVRGEIFLPVKAFEKINAEREANGEALLANPRNTASGTLKMQDSSIVAKRRLNCYFYQLLGDDIGVDQHDEAMHLLEKWGFNISPTYKNCKNVNAVFEYIETWREKRHTLPLDTDGVVLKVNDYAQREELGFTAKIPRWAIAYKYKAESAESELMSVTYQVGRTGAITPVANLSPVLLAGTTVKRASLHNANEIKRLDLHNGDVVYVEKGGEIIPKITAVAVDKRKPHAKPVTYITHCPECGTALERKEGEAKHFCPNTVSCPPQVLGRIEHFVHKRAMNIDSMGTERIRALIDQGYVEHPADLYELEYKKDQLLGLEINAEQYEKSSDGYLFVALRKALFAVTDGISLSAIDQYLVSTETLEQHQKLKQFTDFVQKQNKKVALNLAAIDKLTALLGSISHDQIEDFLPVSAVLAMFVGNQIALSDLHQLSQQNNTVHDMVLAFDFELHQEQEGKIKKLKGNTFQEGVISNMLSGIAASKEQPFEKVLFALGIRNIGENTAQLLARHFKTIDNLSQANTEQLLDINGVGETLVNSIHEFFAKEENQANIVRLKDHGLHFEISAEDLPEVKGNALEGLKVLASGKFEHFKRDEIIEAISAQGGTYLKSVSKNLDLIIEGADMGPSKKEKAVKLGIKMISENEFLSMIAD; this is encoded by the coding sequence ATGAGCACCATTTCAAAACCTGAAGCCCAAAAAAGAATTGCTGAATTAACAGCTACTATCAACCACCACAACCAGCTGTACTACCAAGAGGACCGCAGTGATATCAGTGACTTCGAATTTGACAAGTTACTGGAAGAACTAACGGTACTGGAAGAGCAATTCCCAGACCTTCAAGACAAGAACAGTCCTACCCAACATGTCGGCGGTACGATCACCAAGGAGTTTGAAACCGTGGAACATGAGACACGCATGCTCTCACTGGGAAACACCTACAGCAAAGAAGAACTCCTCGCATTTGACGAAAGGGTGGCCAAAGGCTTGGGGCACCGCGATTACAGCTATTTCTGCGAATTGAAGTTTGACGGGGTAGCCATCAGCTTGGTTTATGAAAACGGTGAATTGGTCAGGGCCGTCACACGCGGAGATGGCTTCAGGGGCGATAACGTAACCGCCAATGTGAAAACCATCAAAAACATCCCGCTTTTCCTTCAGGGCGATGATATCCCCGGTAAATTTGAGGTTCGTGGAGAAATTTTTCTTCCGGTCAAAGCATTTGAAAAAATCAATGCCGAACGAGAGGCCAATGGCGAGGCCTTGCTGGCCAACCCACGAAACACTGCCTCTGGCACCTTAAAAATGCAAGACAGTAGTATCGTCGCCAAGCGGCGCCTAAATTGTTATTTCTACCAATTGCTGGGAGATGATATCGGTGTTGACCAGCATGATGAAGCCATGCACCTCCTTGAAAAATGGGGCTTCAATATCTCCCCAACCTACAAAAACTGCAAGAATGTCAATGCGGTATTTGAATACATTGAAACTTGGCGCGAAAAACGACACACATTGCCTTTGGACACTGACGGTGTGGTGCTTAAAGTAAATGATTATGCACAGCGGGAAGAACTAGGGTTTACGGCTAAAATCCCACGCTGGGCCATCGCATATAAGTATAAGGCAGAAAGTGCAGAAAGTGAGCTCATGTCGGTCACCTATCAGGTAGGCCGGACCGGAGCCATTACACCAGTGGCCAACCTCTCTCCTGTTTTGCTGGCCGGCACTACCGTAAAACGCGCTTCCTTGCACAATGCCAATGAGATCAAGCGACTGGACCTGCACAATGGTGATGTGGTCTATGTGGAAAAAGGAGGTGAAATCATCCCAAAAATAACCGCAGTGGCAGTGGATAAAAGAAAACCCCACGCCAAACCGGTCACCTATATTACCCACTGTCCGGAATGTGGCACAGCACTGGAGAGAAAAGAAGGAGAAGCTAAGCATTTCTGTCCTAATACCGTGTCGTGTCCGCCACAGGTATTGGGAAGAATAGAACATTTTGTCCATAAACGTGCCATGAACATCGACAGTATGGGCACGGAGCGCATCAGGGCACTGATCGACCAGGGATATGTGGAGCATCCGGCGGATCTTTATGAACTGGAGTATAAAAAAGACCAATTGTTGGGGTTGGAAATCAATGCCGAACAATACGAAAAAAGCAGTGATGGGTACTTGTTTGTTGCCTTGAGGAAAGCGCTCTTTGCAGTCACAGACGGCATTTCACTTTCGGCCATTGATCAATATCTGGTCTCTACCGAAACATTGGAACAGCACCAGAAGCTAAAACAATTCACGGATTTTGTCCAAAAGCAAAACAAAAAGGTAGCCCTTAACTTGGCAGCCATCGATAAATTGACAGCGCTCCTTGGAAGCATTTCCCATGACCAAATTGAAGATTTCTTGCCTGTATCAGCAGTATTGGCCATGTTTGTAGGTAATCAAATTGCCCTGAGTGACCTACACCAGTTGAGCCAACAAAACAACACCGTTCACGACATGGTTCTGGCCTTTGACTTTGAGCTGCACCAAGAGCAAGAGGGCAAAATAAAAAAACTAAAAGGCAACACCTTCCAAGAAGGAGTAATTTCAAATATGCTTTCAGGAATCGCTGCCTCAAAGGAGCAGCCGTTCGAAAAGGTGCTTTTTGCCCTGGGTATTAGGAATATTGGGGAAAATACTGCCCAGCTCTTGGCCAGGCATTTTAAGACCATCGATAACCTCAGTCAGGCAAATACAGAACAGCTACTGGACATCAATGGCGTGGGAGAAACGCTGGTGAACAGCATCCACGAGTTTTTTGCCAAGGAAGAAAACCAAGCCAATATCGTCCGGCTAAAAGATCATGGTCTTCACTTTGAGATAAGTGCAGAAGACCTTCCCGAAGTGAAGGGCAATGCGCTAGAAGGACTCAAAGTGCTGGCATCCGGAAAATTTGAACACTTTAAGCGTGACGAGATCATTGAAGCCATTTCGGCCCAGGGTGGCACCTATTTGAAATCCGTTTCCAAAAACCTCGACCTGATTATCGAAGGAGCTGATATGGGACCAAGTAAAAAAGAAAAAGCTGTAAAACTCGGTATTAAAATGATATCTGAAAACGAATTCTTAAGCATGATAGCAGACTAG
- a CDS encoding DUF6913 domain-containing protein, whose amino-acid sequence MKWIKKFFIGLKIKKNNDQKYEKSKKSIEDIKSIHILANSYENLVIAEACVAKNWPPGVDVVGVHYSDKTGNTDGFSVQNFSLLGKPDESLQEFLLQNTDILIVTASALDPFMQLIVQEKSADYKIGFLSEQGGKILDIMLAKDGNDLSPNIENLLKYLKKII is encoded by the coding sequence ATGAAATGGATCAAAAAGTTCTTTATCGGACTCAAAATCAAAAAAAACAACGACCAAAAATACGAGAAAAGCAAAAAATCGATTGAGGATATAAAATCAATTCATATTTTAGCAAACTCTTATGAAAATTTGGTAATAGCCGAAGCTTGTGTGGCCAAAAACTGGCCTCCTGGGGTAGATGTGGTAGGCGTTCACTATAGTGATAAAACAGGGAATACAGATGGCTTCTCCGTTCAAAATTTCAGTTTATTGGGGAAACCAGACGAGTCCCTTCAGGAGTTCCTCCTGCAAAACACTGATATCTTAATAGTTACCGCCTCAGCTTTAGATCCCTTTATGCAACTGATCGTCCAGGAAAAATCCGCTGATTATAAAATAGGGTTCCTTAGCGAACAAGGTGGAAAAATACTGGATATTATGCTAGCGAAAGATGGTAACGATCTATCGCCAAATATTGAAAATTTACTAAAATACCTAAAGAAGATAATTTAA
- the dapA gene encoding 4-hydroxy-tetrahydrodipicolinate synthase gives MEQFIGTGVALVTPFDEEGNIDFNGLDKVIEHVIQGGADYLVVMGTTGEASTMSRKEKHEILAASVKTNNGRLPIVYGIGANNTQAAIDEINETDLSGVSALLSVSPYYNKPTQEGIYQHYIKVADVSPVPIILYNVPGRTMSNITAATTLRLSKHPKIIGVKEASGDMVQCMEIVRKKPSDFLLISGDDMLTTALKAIGGQGAISVLANAYPDIFKTICHGSAEESLAATFRLLDINSWMYAESNPVGVKNLLKHMGVCGDQVRLPLLMATEELDKKIKELAAKV, from the coding sequence ATGGAACAATTTATTGGGACAGGGGTAGCGTTAGTTACGCCGTTTGATGAAGAAGGGAATATTGATTTTAATGGGTTGGACAAGGTGATTGAGCATGTTATCCAGGGAGGCGCAGACTACTTAGTGGTAATGGGCACTACTGGAGAAGCATCTACGATGTCCCGTAAGGAAAAGCATGAGATCCTTGCTGCGTCTGTCAAGACCAATAACGGAAGATTACCTATCGTCTATGGTATTGGAGCAAACAACACACAAGCCGCAATAGATGAGATCAACGAAACTGACCTTTCCGGTGTATCTGCCCTGCTTTCTGTCAGTCCATATTATAACAAACCTACCCAAGAGGGCATTTATCAACACTATATCAAAGTGGCTGATGTAAGCCCAGTTCCAATCATCCTTTACAATGTACCGGGAAGGACCATGTCCAATATAACTGCAGCAACCACCCTGCGGCTTTCAAAACATCCAAAAATCATAGGTGTAAAAGAGGCCAGCGGTGACATGGTACAATGCATGGAAATCGTTCGCAAAAAACCGTCCGACTTTTTATTGATATCGGGTGATGACATGCTGACCACAGCCTTAAAAGCGATCGGTGGACAAGGAGCCATTTCTGTTTTGGCAAATGCCTACCCTGATATCTTCAAGACCATCTGCCATGGCAGTGCGGAAGAATCGCTGGCGGCCACTTTCAGGCTTCTGGATATCAATTCCTGGATGTATGCAGAAAGTAACCCGGTAGGCGTCAAAAATCTTCTTAAGCACATGGGAGTATGTGGTGACCAAGTGAGATTGCCATTGCTTATGGCTACGGAAGAATTGGACAAAAAGATCAAGGAACTTGCCGCAAAGGTTTAA
- a CDS encoding histone H1 encodes MSRFSEIKDLVTSLESDFEKFYDKGNQAAGTRVRKGMQDLKNIAQDIRKEVQDIKNKE; translated from the coding sequence ATGAGCAGATTTAGTGAAATTAAAGATCTCGTTACCTCTTTGGAGTCAGACTTTGAGAAGTTCTATGACAAAGGCAACCAAGCTGCCGGTACCAGGGTAAGAAAGGGAATGCAAGATCTTAAGAATATCGCACAAGATATTCGTAAAGAGGTTCAGGATATCAAGAATAAAGAATAA